Genomic window (Leisingera methylohalidivorans DSM 14336):
CATCAGGGCAGGGGAGGGAAAATCCCTGTGCCGGGTTTCCTCGTGGTGTTCATTGCGCTGGCGGTCCTGGCGAACACCGGAGTGATCGAGGAAGCGGCAGCGTCCGTTGCCGCAACGGTGTCCAAGTGGCTGCTGATCGTGGCTATTTCCGCGCTGGGCGCCAAAACCTCGCTGCGCAGCCTTGCCACTGTGGGGGGCGCAAAGGTGATGCGGACCGGCGGGCTAACATTGGTGCTGTTCGGTGCCTCGGCCCTGGTTGCCCGCCTGTTGCCCGGCCTGTCCTGAGATGATTGCGGCATGCGGTTTCAGCCTCGCAGGACAATTTGCGGTCTGCCCAACGCGGCATTCGGTTTCTCCGGTTTCCTATGGGCCGTTGCGCCGCTGGTCCTGGCAATGATCCGGCCTTCCTGTCCATCTGTTTACTCCCTGGCTGTCGGACAGTGTAAATCCGTCAATCAAGGCCGGGAATTTCATAGCTGATCTGATCGCTTTGCCGCTGCGTCGGCGATCATTGCAACAAATACTGATGGGATTGCGGGCTTGCTGATGACCGGTGCTTCTGGCCAACTGGAGGTGCCCAACAGGGCTTTCTGGCCGGTGTGATATACAAAAGGAATCTGATCACCGGTCAGTCTTTCTGCAACGGCGAGCGACTGCTCCTTACCCAAGTTGACGTCAAGAACTGCAACTGTAATCCGGTGGCTGCTCAGAAGATCCAACGCTTCGTTCACCGATGCCGCCGGTCCAACAACGTCTGCGCCAGCCTCACGGACCGTTTCTGCCAAATCCATCGCGATCAGAAATTCATCCTCCACGATCAAGACGAGTTGATTCTCAAGATCCATTTGTCCGGCGACCCCTAGTGTAGCATAGACAGTGAGGTATCAACTGTTTACCCGGTCAGTTGGTTCCGCATAAACTCCACCATCGATTGAAATACTCCGTGAGGCTGACACGCGGTCAGCGATCAAACGGTAGCATCACCGTCCACTGCAAACCGTCAGCCGCATAAGCCAAGTCAACATTTGCGCCAAGTTTTTGTGACACGAAGCTTTTGATCACCGTCTGACCAAAGCCTGTTTTTTCCGGCGCGCTGACAGGCGGTCCGCCGCGCTCGGTCCAGCTCAGGCGAAGGACCTTCTTCTCGTCATGCGTTTCAAATCCCCATTCAACATGGACCTTGCCTTCCGGGGTCGACCAGGCCCCGTATTTGACGCAGTTCGTCGATAACTCGTGCATCGCAAGGCCGATCACTTCCGCCTCGTTGCTGTTGAGCACAACCTCAGGGCCGTCACGTTCAAGCCGTTCGCCGCCGCCAGCGAAGGCTTCCAGCTGCTTGTCGATCAGATCTCTGAGAGAGGCGCCGGTCCAACTCTGTTTGACCAGCAAATCGATGGAGACCGCAAGACCGTTCAGGCGTTGCTCGAGCAAGGCCCGGAAATCCTGCATTGATCCGGCTGTTCTCGCCGTCTGCCGCGCGATAGCACCGACCACAGCAAGCTGGTTCTTGGAGCGATGCGACAATTCGTGCATCAGGATGTTCTGGTGTTCCTGCGCCGCCTTGCGATCGCTGACATCCCGGATCACGTAAATCAGATATGCCGGTTCGCTTTCGCCGTTGCGTTGCAATGCAACGCTTACATCCCACCACACGTCGCTGCCGTCTGCGCAGAGATGCCGCGCTTCGTACTGCAGGTTGGCAATGGTCCCGGACAGGAGGCGGTCGACTTTCCCGGGGTCCACCGGGCGATCCTCGGGGTGCAGCAGCTGATCCAGCCTGCGGTGCGGCAGATCGGTGCGGCTGTATCCCGACATTTCACACAGGCGGTCATTGAACTCCAACCAGGTGCCGTCCAATCCAATGTGGGCAATTCCGACCGACGCGTTGTCAAAGGTGCCGCGAAACCGCTGCTCGCTTTCGCGCAGCGCGGCCTCGAAGTTCTGACGTTCCGACAGGTCGTAGAAATGACAGACGACACCGGGGCGGCCGTCGGGCAATGTCAAGCGTTCGATCTTCCAGTCATAGGCCTCCACTTGATCGATATCATGCCGGTTCCCCACCGTGTCCGGCGCATGATACGCTTCGCCTGTCGCAAGCGTGTGGCGGAAATGGGCGATGAATTCGCTGGCCGCGGGTTCGGGCCAGATAATCCGCAGGGCTTCGGCGAAATCGCGCCCGATCAGGGGGCGGACGTTCTCGAAGACTTTCTGGGCACCGACGCTGACCTGAGCGATTCGAAAATCCGCATCGACAGCGTAGATGCCGAAAGGCGACTCGTTGACCAATTGCGCCAGACTGGCATTTGCAGCCAGCAAGGACCGCTCCACCTTCTTGCGGACCGAAATATCGCGCACGATCTTGGAAATTCCGATGATTTCGCCCGCCTCGTTCCTGATTGGCGACGGCGTGACCGACACTTGCAGCAGGCGTCCATCCTTGCACCGCCGCAAGGTTTCGACGGCGCGCAAGGTTTCCCCTGATCCGACCCGGCGCACGAACATCGCCTCTTCGTCGCGCTTTTCTTCCGGCACCAGGCACAGCGCAGTCTGGCCGACGATCTCTTGGGCGCTGTAACCGAACATGTTTTCAGCGCCGTCGTTCCAGCTGGTCACATTGTCGGCCATATCCTTGCTGTAGATCGCATCCGTCGAGGAGGACACGATTGCCGCGAGATGGGCGCGGGCCTGTTCGGCGCGGTTCCGCCATTCGATTTCCGATTTCAGCGTCCTGATTTTCAGGTTGAGCTGCTCGAAAGCGGCTTTTCCCAGTTCAGCAGGCTGAAGCCGCAGGATGACAAGCGCCCCGCCATCTGCTCCCGGACCGGCGGCCCCGCCATTACAGCTCCAGGTCAAGGATCCTCCGCCCTCGGTCTTCAGGGTGATTTTGCCCGGCAAAGGCCCCCGCGTCCGTGCGCACATGGACAGAAATTTCGCTACCGCTTCCGGTGAGGTGCTATGTTTTCCCAGATCGTTGCCGGGTGCCAAATCGGGGTGGGCCCGTTTGAAGGGTGGGTTCGTCGCGCGGACAATACCTGTGGAAGTGACGAGCAGACATGCGCGCGTGTCGGATGCCAGGAGCATCTCGAACGCGCTCTCTATCCTATCCTTGGGATCCAAAATACTCACGCCCGTCCTCCTCTCTGGCCGCCTCGTCGTGTTTCAGATGCACCACCACCCGGCACTCCTGATGCCCCGCCGCAATCGTGCGCTCGAGTTCGACTTTTGCATATCCCAGATTTTCCGCGGCAATGCTTCCGAAGACATTTGACGTCATCATGCACATGGAAGGCCGGCCAAGTACCTTGTCGCCGAAGGGACAGGCCTTATTGCCCAGCACAATGCGGTCGTCGCTTTCCTCAATGATGTAGAACTCGCCCTCGATCCGGCGTTTCAAATCGACCAGGACCGCGGCCACCTGACCTCGTGACAGTTTTTCGACAGACAGCGCATTGCGATAAGATTGACCGATGCTTTCGCCGATCTTCGTGCCAACGATACTGATAAACCCCGAAGCGTCTTCGAGACCGACGACGTCTTCGAGCGTCCCGGACAGTTCGCGAATGAGCGTGCGCATGAAACCATCACGGTCAAGGTCAATTTCTGCCATCGGGATGTCATTGCTTGATCTGGTCATCTCAGTTCCATTCTTGCTGCGCTGTGCTGGAAATGGCCCGTGTTGCGATGGTGCAGAACAAGTGAAGCGCGCTGATCCTTCACATCTTCCCGCGTTCAACAGATTATCGCATGGGCGCTGTTCGTGGCTATTCAGACCTCCGTGGCTTACGCCGCTACAAGATTATAACCTATTCCGGCATTGCACATTGGGCCACATCTTTTCCTGACGCAGCAGAAACGCGCAAGCGGTCCGATGAGGCTGGAAGACGGCGGTCCAAGCATCCGGGCTGGATCACTGCATCGCCGTTTCCGGCATTGACCGGCCCCCGGGACGGTCCTGCGTTCATGACATAAGCCTGCGGGTTTGCGGTTTGCTGCCCGGGTTCCATACAAGCCGTCAGTTGCTGCAGCGGCTCTTGCTATGTGCAAATGACGGCTGGGCAGCGCCCCTCAAACCCTGTTGAGCCCGCGTCAGGCGCGGATCATCGACCCTGCACCGTGGTCGGTGAACAGCTCCAGCAGCACCGAATTCTGCACCCGCCCGTCGACGATGGTACAGGCGCGCACGCCGTTGCGCACCGCATCCAGCGCGGTTTCGGTTTTCGGGATCATTCCGCCGGCAATCACGCCGCTGGCGGTCATAGCCTCGACATCCGCGGCCTTCAGCTCGGTCACCACGTCGCCGTCGCCGTTTTTGACACCCGCAACATCGGTCAGCAGCAGCAGCCGGTCCGCCTGCAGCGCCTTGGCGACCGCACCGGCAGCGGTGTCGCCATTGATGTTGAAGGTTTCGCCGTCCCGGCCAGCGCCGATCGGGGCGATCACCGGGATCATGTCTTTTTCAAACAACCCGTACAGCACCTTGGGGTCCAGATCGGCCGGGGCGCCGACAAAGCCGAGGTCCGGATCAGCCTGATCGCAGGTGATCAGATTGGCGTCCTTGCCCGACAGGCCGACGGCACGGCCGCCCTGGCGGTTGATCGCCTGCACGATGCGTTTGTTGACGACGCCGGACAGCACCATTTCCACCACTTCCATGGTGGCGGCATCGGTGACCCGCTTGCCATTGACGAAGTCGGACCGGATCTGCAGCTTTTCCAGCATCGCATTGATCATCGGACCGCCGCCGTGGACGATCACCGGGTTCACCCCGACCTGGCGCATCAGCACGATGTCGCGGGCAAAGGTCTCCATCGCCTCGTCGCTGCCCATGGCGTGGCCGCCCAGCTTGATGACAACAATGGCCCCGTCATAGCGCTGCAGATAGGGCAGGGCGCTTGAGAGGGTCTCGGCAGTGGCAATCCAGTCGCGGTTCATGGTCTGTGTTTTCATCGCTGTCATCATTCCTTTGACCGAAGGGTTTAGGCGGTTCCGGGGCCGCTGCCAAGCATTGCCTTCGGCAAACCGGGCGGCGCAGCCTGCAGGATGCCATTGCGGTTGCCTGTGCCGGTGGTAGGGTCAGCCGGAAAATCTCCTGTGAGGATCATCAGATGCGTCAGAAGACCCTGCTATTGACCGGCGCCAGCCGCGGGATCGGCCATGCCACGGTGCGCCGTTTCAACCGCGAAGGCTGGCGGGTGATCACCTGCTCGCGGCATCCGTTCCCTGCAGAATGCCCCTGGGGCGGCGGCCAGGAAAACCATGTGCAGCTGGACCTGTCGGACCCGTCGGACACGATCAACGCGGTGGGCCAGATCCAGGACCTGCTGGAGGGCCGCCTGGACGCTTTGGTCAACAATGCCGGAATTTCGCCGAAAGGGCCGGAGGGGGAGCGGCTCAATACGCTTAACACCGATCTGATGGACTGGGGCAAGGTGTTCCATGTGAACTTCTTTGCCTCGGTGGTGCTGGCGCGCGGGCTGAAGGATGAGCTGGCGGCGGCCAAAGGGTCCGTCGTCAACGTGACGTCGATTGCGGGCAGCCGGGTGCATCCTTTTGCAGGGGCGGCCTATGCGACATCGAAAGCGGCACTGGCGGCGCTGACGCGGGAGATGGCGCATGATTTCGGGCCGATGGGGGTGCGGGTCAATGCGATTGCACCGGGCGAGGTGGAAACCGCGATTCTGTCGCCCGGCACCGACAAGATCGTTGAGAAGCTGCCAATGCAGCGGCTGGGCCAGCCCGAGGAGGTGGCGGCGGCAATCTATTTCCTGTGCTCGCAGGAAAGCTCATACATTTCCGGCACCGAGATCGAGGTGAACGGCGCACAGCATGTCTGATGCTGACCTTTCGCCCGGCCGCTAGGCCGGGCAGCGCCCGCCCCCCACGGGGCGGGCGCTGCCCTTAGGTCTTCGTCAGCTCACGGCGCGTTTCAGGACCGGCAGGTTGCCCAGCAGCAGCACGTCGACCGTCAGCACCGCCAGCAGCACCAGACCGGTCAGCGGAAAGGCCAGCGAGACCAGAACGGCGATCAGCGCGGCCCCCTTCCAGAACGGCATCCCGGCCGGTTCCGGCGGTGCGGCGAGGCGTGTGGCCCCGGCCGGGCGGCGCTTCATCCACATCACCAGTCCGGAGACGCAGACAAAGATCACCGCCAGGCAGAACACCGCGTTCAGCACAAAGCTCCAGGTGCCCATCAGACCCATGTGGAAGGGAATGCCGACAGCCATCGCCTTGCCGGCCAGGGAGTAGTCCTCGTATTTCACATCGGCGAGGATCTTGCCGCTGTACTGGTCCACATGGATGGTGCGGTCGATGAACGGGTCATCTCCGTCGCCGCTCATGCTGTCGCGGTTGATGGTCCAGACGCCATTTCCGCCGCCGGGATAGGCAAGGCGGAAGCGGCCCTCCATCCCCAGCGTGCGGCCCAGGGCGATAACGCTGCCTGCGTCCACTGCCTGGCCTTCGGGAATGCCGGTGATCCCGGCCCCGGAGCCGGAGGCAGGCATCGGGGTCTGCTCCAGCGCCCAGGGCACATCATTGGCGGACCCGTGGTTCATGCTGGCGTGAATGTCGTCCGACAGCGGAACGTTGTCCCATTTTGCTGCCGGGAAAGTGCTCCAGGCCTGCATCATCCGGCCGCCCCAGATGCCGGTCCACGACAGGCCGGAGATCAGGAAGACAACCAGCAGCGCCGACATCCAGAAGCCGGTCACCGCGTGCAGGTTCTTCCACAGGGCACGGCCCCTGGCGCGGAAGTTCGGGATAAGGGCGCTGGCGGCATTGCCGCGCGGCCACCACAGGTAGAGGCCGGTCAGCACCAGCACGATGCCAAGGCCTGCGGCAATCTCGATCAGCCGGTCGCCGGTGTCGCCGATCAGGAGGGACGAATGAATGTTGTCGGCCAGATCATACCAGCCTGCGCGGCGGTCCCAGACCTCGATCACCTCGCCGGTGTATTGGTCCAGTGCCACCAGACGCTGGCCGTCCTCGGTTTTCACCCGGAACACCGCGGCCAGATCCGGCGCCTTGGGGCCGATCCATTCGGCGATGGTGCCGGGCTGGGCGGCCAGAACGGCGGCGGATTGGTCTGCGATGCTCAGCTCGGCAGTGCCTTGGGTAACGGTGATTGTCTCGCCGTCGCGGCCATCGAACTGGGTGATGAACATCATCATCAGTCCGGTCACCGCCAGCATGATCAGGAACGGCACCACAAACAGGCCGGCATAGAAGTGCCAGCGCCAGGCGGCGAAGTAGAATTTCTCGGACAGCGGGTGCGCGGAGGGCGCGGGGTTCGGTTGGCTTGTTGCCATTGTTGTCTCTCCATATCGGAACAGGGCCGGGCGCGCGGGGCGCCGGCTGGAAAATCAGGAAATGTTCAGAAAAATCAGGAGAGCGCGGGCGGGCCGCGGGCGTCATAGCGCCAGTGGAAGCCGGCGCTGTGATGAGTGAAAGACTCGCGCGACCAGCGGTCTTCCAGCGGGGCGTTCAAGTCCAGATCGATCAGATGGTCCGGCAGCAACGCCACTGCGCCAAGCGCGGCAAAGGGGCAGCTGCGGTCCTCCATCTGCTCGGTGGGGGCGTGGTCGACCCCGCCGTCCAGATCGACCCAGGTTTCCACCGGGCCGGTGCCGGTGCAGATCACCAGCAGCACCTTGCCGTCCTGCCCGGAGCCCGGCATCCAGCCGGATGGAATCAGCCCGGCCACGGCCAGGGCGACCACAATCAGGAAGGAGGGCAGGCGGCCGGACACGGGTCAGAGATTGGCGATGATCGAGCGCAGGGTGGCGATGCCGTCGCCCTTTTCCGAGGACGTCAGCACGATTTCCGGATAGGCGGCCGGGTGTTTGGACAGTGCGTCTTTCACCTGCTCCAGCACCTTGGCGCGGTCCTTTTCCTTGACCTTGTCGGCCTTGGTCATGACGCATTGGAAGGTGACGGCAGAGCTGTCCAGCAGCTTCATGATCTCTGCATCCACCGCCTTCACCCCGTGGCGGCTGTCGATCAGCACAAAGGCGCGGCGCAGGTTCTGGCGGCCGCTGAGGTAGCGCTTCAGCAGTTTCTGCCATTGCTCCACCACCTTCAGCGGCGCATTGGCATAGCCATAGCCGGGCAGGTCGACGAGATACAGCTCGGGGCCTTGGGTGAAGAAGTTGATTTCCTGGGTGCGGCCCGGCGTGTTCGACGCGCGCGCGATGCCCTTGGTGCCGGTCAGCGCGTTGATCAGGCTCGACTTGCCGACGTTGGAGCGGCCGGCAAAGCAGACCTCCAGCCGGTCGGCGTCGGGCAGGCCGTTCATCGCGACCACGCCTTTCAGGAATTCGGTCTCGCCGGCAAACAGCTTGCGGCCCTTTTCGGCGGAGATATCGTCCGGCGCTTCGGCCAGGGAAAATTGCATCTGCATCACAGCACCTTTACCGCGTCGCCGAGGCGGATGCCGCCGCTGCGCACCACTTCGGCGTAAATCGAGAAATCCTGGTGGCCCCAGTTTTCCTTGAGGGTTTTCAGCGTATCGGCGTCGCGTTCGCCGGTTTCGGGATTGGCAGTGGTCGCCAGGCAGCGCGCCACCCGTTCGCGCACCGCAAATACGGCCTCGCCGATCTGCACCTCGCGGCCCAGCCAGCTGTTCTCAGCCCAGGCCTCATCCAGATCGAACCAGATGTTGCCGCGCCAGCGCTTGGGCGAGAGCTCATGGCCGATGGCCTGCTCCACCGCGCGGTGCGAGGCCCAGTTGCACAGGGTGACCGAGGGGAAACCGGTGTCGGTCATGCCGCGGCCCGGTACCCGGATGATCCGGGCAGAGGCGGCACGGCCCGCGGGCGTCAGCGGCGTTTCCCAGTCCAGAAACCGCGGCAGATCGGCCGGGTTGCCGGGGTCGAAGGTCAGGTCCGGCTGGTCCGGGTGGGTCAGCGTCAGCTGGCCGCTTGCGTCGTCCAGCGTGGCGTTGATGGCCATCAGTTTGGGTGCCTTGGAACCACGGGTGAAGTTCTGGCAGGGGACCCATTCGGAGCCGTCCGCCTTGGAGGCCTCATGCGCCACCGCCCAAACGCGATCGCCGGGCATGGTTTGCCCGGCGGTCAGGGTTACGTTTTCCAGCGCCTCACGCCCGTGGGACTTGAGCGGGTGGCGCCAGATATTTGTAACTTTGTGCGTCATCAGCTGTCAGCCTTGGGCTTCTTCTTGAAGCCTGACTTGATGTTGCCGAACACGTCCGGCTTGTAGCCGTGGCTGCGCATGATCAGGTACTGCTGGCTGAAGGTGATTGTGTTGTTCGCAATCCAGTAGACCACCAAGCCGGAGGCAAAGCCGCCGAGCATGAACATGAACACCCAAGGCATCCAGGCAAAGATCATCTGCTGAGTCGGATCGGTGGGGGCCGGGTTCAGTTTCTGCTGCAGCCACATGGAGATGCCCAGCAGGATCGGCAGGATGCCGATGAAGACCAGCGCCATAATGCTTTCCGGTGCCGGGGGGGCATAAGGCAGCAGGCCGAACAGGTTCATGATCGAAGTCGGATCCGGCGCGCTGAGGTCCTGGAAGGGGCCGAAGAAAGGCGCGTGGCGCAGTTCCAGGGTGACGAAGATCACCTTGTAGAGCGAGAAGAAGATCGGGATCTGGATCAGGATCGGCAGGCAGCCCGCGGCGGGGTTCACCTTCTCCTTCTTGTAGAGCTCCATCATCTCCTTTTGCATCTTCTGGCGATCGTCGCCGGCGCGCTCCTTGAGCTTCTCCATCTCCGGCTGCAGCTCTTTCATCTTGGCCATCGAGGCATAGGATTTATAGGCCAGCGGGAAGACCAGGATTTTGATGCAGATGGTCAGGCCGATGATCGCCCAGCCCATGTTGCCGATCAGCACGTTCAGATTGTGCAGCAGCCAGAACATCGGCTTGGTCAGGAAGAAGAACCAGCCCCAGTCGATCACGTCCAGGAAACCCGCGATGCCTGCGGACTGGTAGCCGCGGATGGCTTCCCATTCCTTGGCGCCGGCAAACAGCTGGGTGGTAACGTCCGAAGACTGGCCGTCAGCCACGGTCACGGTCGGCAGCACGATGTCGGTCTGGTAGATCTCGCGGCGCTCGTCGAATTTGGCGATCGAGCGGAAGGCCTGGCCCGGTTCGGGGATCAGCGTCGACATCCAGTAGTGGTCGGTAAAGCCGATCCAGCCGTTTTCGGCGACCTGCTTGACCTCGGCCTTGGAACCGTCGCGGGGATCGGGCTCGAAATCAGCCATGTCGTCATAGTCGATCTCGGCCAGTTCACCGTCCGACATGCCGACCAGGCCTTCGTGCAGGATGAAGAAATTCTTCAGGTCGGCCGGCTGGCCGTGGCGGGCCAGGGTGCCATAGGGCGCCAGCGACACAGGGCCGCCGGAGGCGTTGGTGACGGATTGGGTGACCGAGAACATGTAGTCCTGATCCACCGCGATGGTGCGGTTGAAGGTCAGGCCCTTGCCATTGTCCCAGGTCAGGGTGACGGGGCTGTCCGCGGTCAGGGCGGCGTCTGCCGGGGCGGACCAGATGGTGTTGGCCCCCGGCACGTCGTCCAGCGACAGACCCGCGCCCGGCGCCCAGCCGTACAGCGCGTAATAGGCACCGGCATCGCCCACCGGTTTCAGCAATTTGACGATCGGGGAGTTCCCGTCCAGCGTTTCGCGGTAGTCTTTCAGCGACAGATCGTCGATCCGGCCGCCCTGCAGCGAGATGCTGCCGGCCAGGCGCGCGGTGTCGATGGCCACACGCGGAGCATCGGGGGCTTCGGCCTGTTCCGCGGCGGTCTCTGCCACAGCGTCTGCCGCGGCACTGGGAGCCAGGGCGGTGTTGCCGGCGGGCGCGGTGCCGCTGATCGCGGTTTCAGGCGCCTGTTCCGGCTCTGGCGGCGGGAAAAAGGTGTACCACCCCAGGATCACCAGAAAGCTGAGTACGGTTGCGAGAATTAGATTTTTGTTCTGATCGTCCATTGGGGACTGCCACCTCGTGTAGGGAAGGACACGTGGGGTTCAACAGAGGTGGGCCGCAAAGGTCAAGCAGAATCGCGGCGCGCGGGGGCGGCATAGGGTCCTGCTGCTGCAGAAAATCGAAGGAATTGAACAATCAGGGGGTCTGGCGGCCGATCACAGGCGTGTCCTGCAGTTTCGCTTCATGGGCGGTGATCCAGTCCAGCGTCTGGTCGAAGGGCATCGGGCGGCCGATACCGAAGCCCTGCACATGGCCGCAGCCAAGCTGCGCCAGCAGCGCGTGTTCGCCTGCGGTTTCGACCCCTTCTGCGAGGGTTTCCAGGTCCAGCCGTTCGGCCATGGTGAGAATCGCGGAGATCAGTTTCTGCTGCTCAGGATCCTGGTCCGACTTCATCACAAAGGAGCGGTCGATCTTGATGCGGGAAATATTGAAACGGCGCACCGCAGCGATGGAGGCATGGCCGGTGCCGAAGTCATCAAGGTCGATGTGGCAGCCCATTTCGCTGAGGGTGAGAATGTTGCGGGTGATCACACCGTCGGGCTGATCGGTCATCACGGTTTCCAGAATCTCGACGCAAAGGCGCTCCGGTGGCAGCTCGAACCGTTCAAGCTCCCATTGGATGCGGCCGGCAAGGCCGGGGTTGCGCAGCTCCTGGGTGGCAAAATTCACCCCGACGCGGGGCACCTGCACGCCGGCGGCATCCCAGGCCTTGATGGCGACCAGGGAATTGTAAAGCATCACCTGGCTCAGCCGGTCCATCAGCCCGGCCTCTTCCAGCGCCGGCAGGAAGGCCGACGGCGGGATCAGCCCCTGCACCGGGTGCGACCAGCGGGCCAGCGCCTCAAACCCGGAAACCCGGCCGGTGTCGGTGCAGATCTGCGGTTGGAACCAGGCCTGGATCTGACCGGACTCCAGCGCCGAAGCGGCTTCTTCGCGCAGGTTGGAGCGGG
Coding sequences:
- a CDS encoding putative bifunctional diguanylate cyclase/phosphodiesterase; the protein is MTNTGSGLLARLRRILAPALFGPPALAFLPALTLATFWLGGETALLSMALGLPVLIAVAGGFSKLGDGLPHDSVTGMLLRDGFEHETARVYEECADTDLRSAVFVLELDDYKELADRHGLEAGDRIVRHCGTQIASVLRQHDTIARIGDSRFAICLAPTLQLDLELCIQLAGRMQTAAEEPVPLDGTSIYVSSSIGFCQRNRAPGKTGSDWTGAAVTALAEAQSNGPGGIRAFSVDMSKRIGTRSNLREEAASALESGQIQAWFQPQICTDTGRVSGFEALARWSHPVQGLIPPSAFLPALEEAGLMDRLSQVMLYNSLVAIKAWDAAGVQVPRVGVNFATQELRNPGLAGRIQWELERFELPPERLCVEILETVMTDQPDGVITRNILTLSEMGCHIDLDDFGTGHASIAAVRRFNISRIKIDRSFVMKSDQDPEQQKLISAILTMAERLDLETLAEGVETAGEHALLAQLGCGHVQGFGIGRPMPFDQTLDWITAHEAKLQDTPVIGRQTP